AAGTCGTAGATTTGGGACCGTTTTCAAAGGATAGAGTCGATTATCCTGATTATGCTATAAAAGTATGCGAAGCGATTTTAGCCGATAAGAGTTCACAAGGTATACTTATATGCGGTTCAGGTATAGGTATGAGTATGGCTGCAAATCGCCATTCAGGGATTCGTGCGGCACTTTGTCATGATGCCTATACTGCAACCGTTGCACGCGGACATAACGATGCAAATGTATTGTGTCTCGGAGAGAGAGTCGTAGGAAAAGGCGTAGCAGAATCTATCTTGGATGCTTGGATAGAGGGTGGTTTTGATGGCGGTCGTCACATCGGACGAATAGCAAAAATCGAATCAATTCATTAATATATACGCAATTTTAAAAAAAAAAGGTTTGTTATGTTTTGGGAATGGTC
This portion of the Sulfurimonas sp. genome encodes:
- the rpiB gene encoding ribose 5-phosphate isomerase B, translated to MKFYIATDHAGIDLKDYTVELLKEKGHEVVDLGPFSKDRVDYPDYAIKVCEAILADKSSQGILICGSGIGMSMAANRHSGIRAALCHDAYTATVARGHNDANVLCLGERVVGKGVAESILDAWIEGGFDGGRHIGRIAKIESIH